A window of Parafrankia irregularis contains these coding sequences:
- the surE gene encoding 5'/3'-nucleotidase SurE: MHALITNDDGVDSRGLRVLVQAALFHGLEVTVVAPDGERSGSSASLSALESDGRLLVTERALDDVAAAAGLDHLADAVALAADASPALIVFVGVRGAFGPAPDVVLSGINHGPNAGQAVLHSGTVGAGLTAVTHGLPAMAISCVATEPSHWESSAMVAGRAISWLVAYEGPPFLLNVNVPDLPPERLLGLRPASLATFGAVQARIGERGRGYVTTTFSEVSEDAGPCSDVELLRQGWATVTALAAPTASGAVDLAGLAGDADA; encoded by the coding sequence ATGCACGCACTGATCACGAACGATGACGGGGTCGACAGCCGTGGTCTGCGCGTCCTCGTACAGGCCGCCCTCTTCCACGGATTGGAGGTGACCGTGGTGGCGCCGGACGGCGAGCGCAGCGGGAGCAGTGCGTCGCTGTCCGCCCTGGAGTCGGACGGGCGCCTCCTCGTCACCGAGCGCGCGCTCGACGATGTGGCCGCAGCCGCAGGCCTCGACCACCTCGCAGACGCGGTGGCTCTTGCCGCCGACGCATCCCCGGCGCTGATTGTCTTCGTCGGCGTCCGCGGTGCGTTCGGGCCGGCTCCCGACGTCGTGCTGTCCGGAATCAACCACGGGCCGAACGCCGGGCAGGCCGTACTGCACTCCGGCACGGTCGGCGCGGGTCTCACCGCCGTCACCCACGGACTGCCGGCGATGGCGATCTCGTGCGTCGCGACGGAGCCCTCTCACTGGGAGTCCTCGGCGATGGTCGCCGGCCGTGCCATCAGCTGGCTGGTGGCGTACGAGGGACCACCGTTTCTGCTCAACGTCAATGTGCCCGACCTGCCGCCCGAGCGGCTGCTTGGGCTGCGGCCCGCGAGCCTGGCCACTTTCGGCGCGGTGCAGGCTCGAATCGGCGAGCGGGGACGCGGCTATGTCACCACGACGTTCAGTGAAGTCTCGGAAGACGCTGGCCCATGCAGCGACGTTGAGCTGCTCCGCCAGGGCTGGGCAACGGTCACGGCCCTCGCCGCGCCGACGGCGTCGGGTGCCGTGGATCTCGCGGGGCTCGCGGGCGACGCTGATGCCTGA
- a CDS encoding hemerythrin domain-containing protein produces MSTDAIVLLKEDHKAIKAAFKRFQEAGKNAHATKGRLVDKIIELLTVHTYIENEVMYPEVCGLLPTLEGDILESYEEHHVADLLAAELAALSPEAERFDPKTAVLIESVTRHIDEEERELFPRVREALGRKQLSEIGERLLEAKAKAPDSPAQPSALKKTVDAVIK; encoded by the coding sequence ATGTCGACCGACGCCATCGTGCTCCTGAAGGAAGATCACAAGGCGATCAAAGCTGCGTTCAAGCGTTTCCAGGAAGCGGGGAAGAACGCTCACGCTACGAAGGGCAGGCTTGTCGATAAGATCATCGAACTGCTCACGGTGCATACCTACATCGAGAACGAGGTCATGTATCCGGAGGTGTGTGGTCTGCTGCCGACGCTGGAGGGCGACATCCTTGAATCGTACGAGGAGCATCACGTCGCGGACCTCCTTGCCGCGGAGCTGGCCGCGCTCTCGCCGGAGGCGGAGCGTTTCGATCCCAAGACTGCGGTTCTGATCGAGAGCGTGACCCGTCACATCGACGAGGAAGAGCGGGAGTTGTTTCCCCGGGTTCGTGAGGCACTCGGCCGCAAGCAGTTGTCCGAGATCGGGGAACGGCTGCTGGAAGCGAAGGCGAAGGCTCCGGACAGCCCGGCCCAACCGAGCGCCCTCAAGAAGACTGTCGACGCCGTCATCAAGTAG
- a CDS encoding TIGR03557 family F420-dependent LLM class oxidoreductase — MRIGYKLMTEAFGPREIVRQAVAAEEAGFDFVELSDHFHPWLDVQGHSAFTWSMLGAIAERTERVGLATGVTCPTIRYHPAVIAQAAATVALLSDGRFTLGLGSGERLNEHVVGREYPAVAQRHAMLREAIEIIRLLWSGGYQSYDGRYLQLEDARVFDLPDTPPEIAVAASGSPSARLAAECGDALFATEPKATIVEAYVAAGGAGPRYAEVPLAYASDEATAARGVLETTRWALTGWKVMSELPNPVNFAAATTTVTEHDVTDRFACGPDPDRHLAVAGQFIDAGFDRLALLNAGPDPDAFLAFFRTELAEPLRSRAAPLVSA; from the coding sequence ATGCGAATCGGCTACAAGCTCATGACGGAGGCCTTCGGGCCGCGAGAGATTGTCCGACAGGCCGTGGCAGCCGAGGAGGCGGGCTTCGACTTCGTCGAACTCAGCGACCATTTCCATCCCTGGCTCGACGTACAGGGGCATTCCGCCTTCACCTGGTCGATGCTCGGCGCGATCGCGGAGCGCACCGAGCGCGTAGGGCTCGCCACCGGCGTCACCTGCCCGACGATCCGCTACCACCCGGCCGTGATCGCCCAGGCGGCCGCCACGGTGGCCCTGCTCTCCGACGGCCGCTTCACCCTCGGCCTCGGCTCCGGCGAGCGACTCAACGAGCACGTCGTGGGCCGGGAGTATCCGGCGGTCGCGCAGCGGCACGCCATGCTGCGTGAGGCGATCGAGATCATCCGCCTGTTGTGGAGTGGCGGCTACCAGTCGTACGACGGCCGTTACCTGCAGCTGGAGGACGCCCGAGTCTTCGACCTGCCCGACACTCCGCCGGAGATCGCTGTCGCCGCGAGCGGCAGTCCGTCCGCCCGGCTGGCCGCCGAATGCGGCGACGCGCTGTTCGCGACCGAGCCCAAGGCGACGATCGTCGAGGCCTACGTCGCCGCCGGAGGAGCGGGACCGCGCTACGCCGAGGTGCCACTGGCCTACGCCTCGGACGAGGCCACAGCGGCCCGGGGCGTGCTGGAGACGACCCGGTGGGCGCTCACTGGCTGGAAGGTGATGAGCGAACTGCCCAACCCGGTGAACTTCGCCGCCGCCACGACGACCGTCACCGAACACGACGTGACGGATCGGTTCGCCTGCGGCCCGGACCCCGACCGCCACCTCGCGGTCGCGGGCCAGTTCATCGATGCCGGCTTCGACCGGCTCGCGCTGCTCAACGCCGGGCCCGACCCGGACGCCTTCCTGGCGTTCTTCCGCACTGAACTGGCCGAACCGCTCCGCTCCCGGGCGGCCCCACTGGTCTCCGCCTGA
- a CDS encoding CBS domain-containing protein, protein MATTVAEVMTRAPATVRPDETLAEAARTMRETEAGDVLVVDDGELVGILTDRDIVIRIVAESRDTSTAKVHEACSAELETVTPDTSIDDAAELMRLRAVRRLPVVEGTQPVGIISLGDLAITRDEESVLGQVSAMPSNR, encoded by the coding sequence ATGGCTACCACCGTGGCAGAGGTGATGACCCGAGCGCCGGCAACCGTCCGGCCGGACGAGACCCTCGCCGAGGCCGCACGGACGATGCGGGAGACCGAGGCCGGCGACGTCCTCGTCGTTGACGACGGTGAGCTCGTCGGCATACTGACCGATCGCGACATCGTGATCAGAATCGTCGCGGAGAGCAGGGACACGTCCACCGCGAAGGTTCACGAAGCCTGCAGCGCGGAGCTGGAGACAGTCACCCCGGACACCTCGATCGACGACGCCGCCGAGCTGATGCGGCTGCGCGCGGTCCGGCGACTGCCCGTGGTGGAAGGCACGCAGCCCGTCGGCATCATCAGCCTCGGCGACCTCGCGATCACCCGCGACGAGGAGTCCGTGCTCGGGCAGGTCAGCGCTATGCCCAGCAACCGCTGA
- a CDS encoding PP2C family protein-serine/threonine phosphatase: MSERGVFDAVALLTAMERAAPADAADVLTTRLQEDLGALGAAFLIADYSSDVLARFSRARDGAMVMEKVRIRGTLQGRVLRTQRPSSDLDGDRLLIVAPVTARGEAIGVIEVVFPAPAAEHGAGAAPVGSTTADLDHLTTEISHAAHLFAYTVVLNRRYTDLFEWGRRSVPLELAAEIQRRLLPDSFTCESAQATIAGWLEPSASVAGDTFDYSFGPGDLYLSLTDAMGHGLAAALLATVTVNGLRNVRRAPGPRDLAATADHVNALMVEHSNPEQFVTGLLFHIDLPTGALRAVNAGHIPFYLLRDGMVEEIGWPPEPAFGMFPETAYAVHHLQLRAGDRLLLVTDGMVDRNAARIDLPAQLAANSHLHPRELVQHLARLVLDACDGDLQDDATVMCLDWHQRSGRQRRVSSGADPNRASSPER; encoded by the coding sequence GTGAGTGAGCGTGGGGTCTTTGACGCGGTGGCGCTGCTGACCGCGATGGAGCGGGCGGCGCCGGCCGACGCCGCGGACGTACTCACGACGCGGCTCCAGGAGGACCTCGGAGCCCTCGGCGCGGCGTTCCTGATCGCTGATTACTCAAGCGACGTCCTCGCCAGGTTCTCCAGGGCCCGCGACGGTGCGATGGTCATGGAGAAGGTGCGCATACGCGGCACCCTGCAAGGGCGGGTACTGCGCACCCAGCGCCCGTCCTCGGACCTCGACGGTGATCGGCTCCTCATCGTCGCGCCGGTCACCGCTCGTGGCGAGGCGATCGGGGTGATCGAGGTCGTTTTCCCCGCGCCCGCGGCCGAACACGGCGCCGGCGCGGCACCCGTCGGAAGCACCACCGCGGATCTCGACCACCTGACGACCGAGATCTCCCACGCCGCACATCTGTTCGCCTACACGGTCGTCCTCAACCGCCGCTACACCGACCTGTTCGAATGGGGACGACGTTCGGTACCCCTCGAACTCGCGGCCGAGATCCAGCGCAGGCTGCTGCCGGACTCGTTCACCTGTGAAAGCGCGCAGGCCACGATCGCCGGCTGGCTGGAGCCATCGGCCTCCGTCGCGGGGGACACCTTCGACTACTCCTTCGGACCAGGCGACCTGTACCTGTCGCTGACGGATGCGATGGGTCATGGGCTGGCTGCCGCCCTCCTGGCCACCGTGACGGTCAACGGTCTGCGCAACGTCCGCCGAGCACCGGGCCCACGGGATCTGGCGGCCACGGCCGACCACGTGAACGCCCTGATGGTCGAACACTCCAACCCGGAGCAGTTCGTCACCGGCCTGCTGTTCCACATCGACCTGCCCACCGGCGCGTTGCGTGCTGTCAACGCCGGCCACATCCCCTTCTACCTCCTGCGGGATGGCATGGTCGAGGAGATCGGCTGGCCGCCGGAGCCCGCGTTCGGAATGTTCCCGGAAACCGCCTACGCCGTCCATCACCTACAACTGCGCGCAGGCGACCGCCTGCTTCTCGTCACCGACGGAATGGTCGACCGCAACGCCGCCCGGATCGACCTGCCCGCACAGCTCGCGGCGAACAGCCACCTGCACCCGCGGGAACTCGTCCAGCACCTCGCCAGGCTCGTTCTCGACGCCTGCGACGGCGACCTCCAGGACGACGCGACAGTCATGTGCCTGGACTGGCACCAACGCAGCGGACGACAGCGCCGGGTCTCCAGCGGAGCCGACCCCAACCGCGCCTCCAGCCCCGAACGGTGA